One region of Polypterus senegalus isolate Bchr_013 chromosome 11, ASM1683550v1, whole genome shotgun sequence genomic DNA includes:
- the LOC120539102 gene encoding gastrula zinc finger protein XlCGF8.2DB-like isoform X2 codes for MDVKEETCVADINTMEMSAGSIKEEDHGWESDHPKQESLCIKDEDCEPGSGSIKEEAEETSVSIETHTSSEVTSEPLRCDTERTEDTLAVGTVQDQPSSPRDKSYCCSVCGKRFRQRSSFYEHNKIHTGKKPYCCSECGKQFSHKCNLQTHKSIHTGEKPFGCSECGKRFSMKKDLVVHSRIHTGEKPFCCSECGKPFSRKCNLQTHRSIHTGEKPHCCSECGKQFSVRSSLKKHQVIHTGEKPYCCSECGKQFSQKCNLQTHKSVHAKEKPFCCSECGKRFSVTKDLLSHSRIHTGEKPFCCSECGKRFSHKCNLQTHKSIHSGEKPYCCSECGKQFSKKSNVRRHKAVSCKGVHFGVF; via the exons atggatgtgaaagaggaGACGTGTGTAGCTGACATAAATACAATGGAGATGAGCGCTGGGAGTATTAAAGAAGAGGACCATGGATGGGAGTCTGACCACCCTAAACAGGAGAGTCTGTGCATTAAGGATGAGGATTGTGAACCGGGGTCAGGGAGCATTAAAGAAGAGGCCGAGGAGACGTCGGTCAGCATTGAGACGCACACGAGTTCTGAGGTGACGTCTGAGCCATTACGGTGTGACACCGAGAGGACTGAGGACACATTAGCTGTTGGAACTGTGCAAGATCAACCATCATCCCCAA GAGACAAATCTTATTGCTGTTCTGTATGTGGCAAACGATTCCGTCAGAGGAGTAGTTTTTACGAACACAATAAAATCCATACTGGtaagaagccatattgctgttcagaatgtggtaaacagttttcacacaaGTGTAACCTTCAGACccacaaaagtattcacaccggAGAAAAGCCATTTGGCTGTTCTGAATGCGGGAAGCGATTTTCCATGAAGAAGGATCTCGTCGTGCACTCGagaattcacacgggagagaagccattttgctgttCAGAGTGTGGCAAACCGTTTTCACGCAAGTGTAACCTTCAGACCCACAGAAgcattcacaccggagagaagccacattgctgttcagaatgtggcaagcAGTTTTCCGTAAGAAGCAGCCTTAAGAAGCACCAAGTCATTCAtacgggagagaagccatactgctgttcagaatgtggcaaacagttttctcAGAAGTGTAATCTTCAGACCCACAAAAGCGTTCATGCTAAAGAAAAGCcattttgctgttctgaatgtggcaagcgattTTCAGTGACGAAGGATCTCTTGTCGCACtcgagaattcacactggagagaagccattttgctgttctgaatgtggcaaacgattttcaCACAAGTGTAATCTTCAGACCCACAAGAGCATTCACAGTGGAGAAAAGccatactgctgttctgaatgtggtaagcaGTTTTCGAAAAAGAGCAATGTTAGGAGGCACAAAGCCGTAAGCTGTAAGGGTGTCCATTTTGGAGTCTTCTAG
- the LOC120539102 gene encoding gastrula zinc finger protein XlCGF8.2DB-like isoform X1 has protein sequence MDVKEETCVADINTMEMSAGSIKEEDHGWESDHPKQESLCIKDEDCEPGSGSIKEEAEETSVSIETHTSSEVTSEPLRCDTERTEDTLAVGTVQDQPSSPSRSGKRDKSYCCSVCGKRFRQRSSFYEHNKIHTGKKPYCCSECGKQFSHKCNLQTHKSIHTGEKPFGCSECGKRFSMKKDLVVHSRIHTGEKPFCCSECGKPFSRKCNLQTHRSIHTGEKPHCCSECGKQFSVRSSLKKHQVIHTGEKPYCCSECGKQFSQKCNLQTHKSVHAKEKPFCCSECGKRFSVTKDLLSHSRIHTGEKPFCCSECGKRFSHKCNLQTHKSIHSGEKPYCCSECGKQFSKKSNVRRHKAVSCKGVHFGVF, from the exons atggatgtgaaagaggaGACGTGTGTAGCTGACATAAATACAATGGAGATGAGCGCTGGGAGTATTAAAGAAGAGGACCATGGATGGGAGTCTGACCACCCTAAACAGGAGAGTCTGTGCATTAAGGATGAGGATTGTGAACCGGGGTCAGGGAGCATTAAAGAAGAGGCCGAGGAGACGTCGGTCAGCATTGAGACGCACACGAGTTCTGAGGTGACGTCTGAGCCATTACGGTGTGACACCGAGAGGACTGAGGACACATTAGCTGTTGGAACTGTGCAAGATCAACCATCATCCCCAAGTAGGTCTGGAAAGA GAGACAAATCTTATTGCTGTTCTGTATGTGGCAAACGATTCCGTCAGAGGAGTAGTTTTTACGAACACAATAAAATCCATACTGGtaagaagccatattgctgttcagaatgtggtaaacagttttcacacaaGTGTAACCTTCAGACccacaaaagtattcacaccggAGAAAAGCCATTTGGCTGTTCTGAATGCGGGAAGCGATTTTCCATGAAGAAGGATCTCGTCGTGCACTCGagaattcacacgggagagaagccattttgctgttCAGAGTGTGGCAAACCGTTTTCACGCAAGTGTAACCTTCAGACCCACAGAAgcattcacaccggagagaagccacattgctgttcagaatgtggcaagcAGTTTTCCGTAAGAAGCAGCCTTAAGAAGCACCAAGTCATTCAtacgggagagaagccatactgctgttcagaatgtggcaaacagttttctcAGAAGTGTAATCTTCAGACCCACAAAAGCGTTCATGCTAAAGAAAAGCcattttgctgttctgaatgtggcaagcgattTTCAGTGACGAAGGATCTCTTGTCGCACtcgagaattcacactggagagaagccattttgctgttctgaatgtggcaaacgattttcaCACAAGTGTAATCTTCAGACCCACAAGAGCATTCACAGTGGAGAAAAGccatactgctgttctgaatgtggtaagcaGTTTTCGAAAAAGAGCAATGTTAGGAGGCACAAAGCCGTAAGCTGTAAGGGTGTCCATTTTGGAGTCTTCTAG